A genomic segment from Bradyrhizobium sp. ISRA430 encodes:
- a CDS encoding arylsulfatase yields the protein MTIKKKDRGEPTTLNRRSILLGSTTLAAASALAASSPVRMAQAQAQQPAPSGRKPNILVIWGDDIGIANISAYSNGLMGYETPNIDRIAREGIKFQHYYGEQSCTAGRSAFLTGQHIIRTGLSKVGFPGAPMGMSQLDPSIGGLLKNLGYATGQFGKNHVGDRNPSLPTVNGFDEFFGNLYHLNAEEEPELPDYPKDPAYRAKFGPRGVLRCKATEVDDPTVDPRFGKIGKQTIEDTGALTKKRMETIDDETSAAAIDFMKRQQTAGKPFFVWFNSTRMHLRTHVRAEHRGRYKHGDSEYIDGMQEHDDTVGSLLKALDDMGVAGNTIVVYSSDNGPHMNTWPDGAMTWFRSEKNTNWEGAFRVPCLVRWPGVIRPGTVTNELMSHNDWIPTLCSIAGEPDIVNKLKAGYTANGVNYKVHLDGYDQSAFLRNVSGGAANNNGTKSARNKFFYSDDDGLLVAMRLDDLKYVFSEQRMQGTMGLWAEPFTTLRLQKIFNLMQDPFERADITSNTFWDWQLNHVGGAYGMMDEVFQFVTTFKDFPPRSFPPSFNPANVMEGMMDDLKTRKMLKEGLDPEQVRGALNRILNQGRTQ from the coding sequence ATGACGATAAAGAAAAAGGACCGAGGCGAGCCGACCACCCTCAATCGGCGCAGCATTTTGCTCGGCAGCACCACATTGGCGGCGGCATCCGCCCTCGCCGCAAGTTCGCCGGTCAGGATGGCGCAGGCGCAAGCGCAGCAACCCGCACCTTCTGGGCGCAAGCCAAACATCCTTGTGATCTGGGGCGACGACATCGGCATCGCCAACATCAGCGCATACTCCAATGGCCTGATGGGCTACGAGACTCCAAATATCGACCGCATCGCTCGCGAGGGCATCAAGTTCCAGCACTACTACGGCGAGCAGTCATGCACGGCGGGGCGCTCGGCGTTCCTTACCGGCCAGCACATCATTCGAACCGGACTCAGCAAGGTAGGCTTCCCCGGCGCACCGATGGGCATGAGTCAACTGGATCCCTCCATTGGCGGTCTGCTCAAGAACCTCGGCTATGCCACGGGTCAGTTCGGCAAGAACCACGTCGGTGATCGCAACCCGTCGCTGCCGACCGTGAACGGCTTCGATGAGTTCTTTGGCAACCTCTACCACCTCAACGCCGAGGAAGAGCCGGAACTGCCCGACTACCCGAAAGACCCCGCCTATCGCGCCAAGTTCGGCCCGCGCGGTGTGTTAAGGTGCAAGGCGACTGAGGTAGACGACCCAACGGTCGATCCGCGTTTCGGCAAGATCGGCAAGCAGACCATCGAGGACACCGGCGCACTCACCAAGAAGCGAATGGAGACAATCGACGACGAGACCTCGGCCGCGGCCATCGATTTCATGAAGCGGCAGCAGACGGCGGGCAAGCCGTTCTTCGTCTGGTTCAACTCCACTCGCATGCATCTGCGCACGCACGTGCGCGCCGAACATCGCGGCCGTTACAAGCACGGCGACAGCGAATACATCGACGGCATGCAGGAGCATGACGATACGGTGGGCAGCTTGCTCAAGGCGCTCGATGACATGGGCGTCGCAGGCAACACCATCGTCGTCTACTCGAGCGACAACGGGCCGCACATGAACACCTGGCCGGACGGTGCCATGACCTGGTTCCGCAGCGAGAAGAACACCAACTGGGAGGGCGCCTTCCGCGTGCCGTGTCTAGTGCGATGGCCGGGCGTAATCCGGCCCGGCACCGTCACAAACGAGCTGATGAGTCACAACGACTGGATTCCCACGCTGTGTTCAATCGCCGGCGAGCCGGACATCGTCAACAAGCTCAAGGCGGGCTACACGGCCAATGGCGTGAACTACAAGGTCCACCTCGACGGCTACGATCAATCCGCATTCTTACGGAACGTGAGCGGCGGCGCGGCGAACAATAACGGGACGAAAAGCGCCCGCAACAAGTTCTTCTACTCCGACGACGACGGCTTGCTTGTGGCCATGCGGCTGGACGATCTAAAGTACGTTTTCTCCGAGCAGCGCATGCAAGGCACAATGGGTCTGTGGGCCGAGCCCTTCACAACGCTCCGATTGCAAAAAATCTTCAACCTGATGCAGGACCCGTTTGAGCGTGCGGACATCACGTCCAACACCTTCTGGGATTGGCAGCTTAATCACGTCGGCGGTGCTTACGGGATGATGGACGAAGTCTTCCAGTTCGTGACGACGTTTAAGGACTTCCCGCCTCGCTCGTTCCCGCCGAGCTTCAACCCGGCGAACGTCATGGAGGGTATGATGGACGACCTCAAGACGAGGAAGATGCTGAAGGAGGGCTTGGACCCCGAACAGGTTCGCGGCGCCTTGAACAGGATCCTCAACCAGGGTCGTACCCAGTAA
- a CDS encoding YeeE/YedE family protein, producing MTDLSVDARLLAPHHSQTLEPNSANRIVVMVGLAALASGAIALAEAYSWRLGALFVLGGFLGLVLYHALFGFTSAWRVFIADGRGAGLRAQMLMLAVAVVLFFPALAHGSLFGQSVHGEYGALGVSVLVGAFLFGIGMQLGGGCASGTLYSAGGGNTRMFVTLFFFIIGSAVGAMHLPWWSEQPNIGSISLIETLGWGPALAISLAAFGGIWTATMVIEKRRHGTLLVGGVPKRRGWRRALHGPWPLVAGAVALALGNFATLYLAGRPWGVTSAFALWGSKIFELAGADVASWGYWQNPARSAALHQSIFRDVTSVMDFGIVLGALTAAGIAGKFAPTWRIPARSLLAAVIGGLLLGYGARLAYGCNIGAYFSGIASGSLHGWLWLAAAFVGSIFGTRLRPLFGLAVERSG from the coding sequence ATGACCGACCTTTCTGTCGACGCAAGGCTGCTTGCACCCCATCACTCACAAACGTTAGAGCCGAATTCTGCCAACAGGATCGTGGTGATGGTCGGGCTGGCGGCTCTGGCGTCGGGCGCTATTGCTCTTGCAGAGGCGTACTCTTGGCGTCTGGGGGCACTGTTTGTGTTGGGTGGGTTCCTCGGACTTGTTCTCTATCACGCGCTGTTCGGATTTACCTCGGCGTGGCGTGTCTTCATCGCCGATGGACGGGGCGCGGGACTGCGCGCCCAGATGCTTATGCTCGCCGTCGCAGTCGTGCTGTTCTTTCCAGCGCTCGCGCACGGATCGCTCTTCGGACAGAGTGTCCATGGCGAATATGGTGCTCTCGGGGTATCGGTGCTCGTCGGGGCTTTCCTATTCGGTATAGGAATGCAGCTCGGCGGCGGTTGCGCATCCGGAACGCTTTACTCGGCGGGCGGCGGCAACACGCGGATGTTCGTCACGCTTTTCTTCTTTATCATTGGCTCCGCCGTCGGCGCGATGCACTTGCCCTGGTGGTCGGAGCAGCCAAACATCGGCTCCATTTCGCTCATCGAGACGCTTGGCTGGGGACCGGCGCTCGCGATCAGCCTGGCGGCTTTTGGCGGGATCTGGACCGCTACCATGGTGATCGAAAAGCGCCGGCACGGCACGCTGCTGGTCGGCGGTGTCCCAAAGCGTCGTGGTTGGCGACGCGCCCTACACGGTCCATGGCCACTCGTCGCAGGTGCTGTTGCGCTGGCGTTGGGCAACTTCGCGACTCTCTATCTCGCTGGAAGGCCTTGGGGAGTCACTTCCGCATTTGCGCTATGGGGCTCCAAAATATTCGAGCTGGCGGGAGCCGACGTCGCCTCGTGGGGTTATTGGCAGAACCCAGCCCGATCGGCGGCGCTGCATCAGAGCATATTCCGCGATGTGACGTCGGTGATGGACTTCGGGATTGTCTTGGGCGCGCTCACGGCGGCGGGCATCGCCGGCAAGTTCGCGCCCACTTGGCGTATCCCGGCTCGTTCACTCCTGGCCGCTGTTATCGGTGGTCTACTGCTCGGCTATGGCGCGCGCCTCGCGTACGGCTGCAATATCGGCGCTTACTTCAGCGGCATCGCCTCCGGAAGCCTACACGGCTGGCTGTGGTTAGCCGCAGCATTTGTCGGTAGCATTTTCGGGACACGATTGCGTCCGCTGTTCGGGTTGGCTGTTGAACGAAGTGGATAG
- a CDS encoding MBL fold metallo-hydrolase, whose translation MLICQCNAIHRRDVVCGGGAALFGVVVATLIGSGKPVRAESVAGKVPEIDRVAVRVVVDSYQFAVAPSRKVSDVEIEHFGWGIGGGKPPGKTLISEFGLSMHVESRRGAETRRVLVDFGFTSDALVNNANLVGIDPAALDALVLSHGHYDHFGGLAGFLKQNNGKLKAKLPIYIGGEEAFCSREWTAPPVRGDFGALDRKELEDANVAVTYAEGPALVADHGFTTGHIGQTSFEKLLSPSAMKIGLDHGIGCYADKLPEDERTKDVIPDQFRHEIATAFNLRGRGLIVLTSCSHRGVINAIKQAQAASGINKIHAVIGGFHLAPYKEDYVRDTITTLKGIDINYVIPLHCTGEPFYEMAKTEMPNKLLRSYTGTRFIFAA comes from the coding sequence ATGTTAATTTGTCAGTGCAACGCAATTCATCGACGCGATGTGGTATGCGGCGGCGGTGCTGCCTTATTCGGCGTCGTCGTGGCGACGCTGATCGGCAGCGGAAAGCCGGTACGCGCAGAATCGGTCGCCGGCAAAGTTCCGGAGATCGATCGTGTGGCAGTGCGCGTGGTCGTCGACAGCTACCAATTTGCTGTCGCGCCGAGCCGGAAGGTTTCCGATGTTGAGATTGAACACTTCGGCTGGGGCATCGGCGGTGGCAAGCCGCCGGGTAAAACGTTGATCAGTGAGTTCGGCCTGTCGATGCACGTCGAGTCGCGGCGCGGCGCCGAAACACGACGTGTCTTGGTCGATTTCGGCTTCACATCGGACGCGCTGGTCAACAACGCCAATCTCGTAGGCATCGATCCAGCCGCGCTTGATGCCCTTGTCTTGAGCCACGGTCACTACGATCATTTTGGCGGTCTCGCCGGCTTCCTGAAACAAAACAACGGCAAACTCAAAGCCAAGCTACCGATTTACATCGGCGGCGAGGAGGCATTCTGCTCCCGCGAATGGACGGCTCCGCCGGTGCGCGGCGACTTCGGAGCCTTGGATCGCAAAGAACTGGAGGACGCCAATGTTGCGGTGACCTATGCGGAAGGACCGGCACTGGTCGCCGATCACGGCTTCACCACAGGACACATCGGCCAGACGAGTTTTGAGAAGCTGCTGTCCCCTAGTGCCATGAAGATCGGCTTGGACCACGGCATTGGATGCTATGCCGACAAGCTTCCGGAGGACGAACGGACGAAGGATGTCATCCCGGACCAGTTCCGGCACGAGATCGCCACGGCGTTCAATCTAAGAGGCCGCGGGTTAATCGTATTGACCTCTTGCAGCCATCGCGGGGTAATCAACGCGATCAAACAAGCCCAAGCAGCTTCGGGCATCAACAAGATTCATGCGGTGATCGGCGGCTTCCACCTCGCGCCCTACAAGGAGGACTATGTGCGCGACACGATCACAACGCTGAAGGGTATCGACATCAACTACGTCATTCCACTGCACTGCACTGGTGAGCCGTTCTACGAGATGGCGAAGACCGAGATGCCGAACAAGCTCCTGCGCTCCTACACAGGCACGCGCTTCATCTTCGCTGCTTAG
- a CDS encoding formylglycine-generating enzyme family protein, whose product MIWIAGGTFRMGSDQHYPEEAPVHRVSVDGFWIDRTPVTNREFRKFVNATAYVTFAEIAPDPNDYPGALSHMLKAGSLVFTPPKHAVDTRDWAQWWSFKFGANWRRPYGPRSSISGLDDHPVVHVAYRDAQAYATWAGKELPTEAEWEFAARGGLEQAEFAWGDELAPGGRALANTWQGMFPHENLALDGYERTSPVTAFPPNGYGVHDMIGNVWEWTTDWWSTGHEADASKACCIPENPRGGPETASYDPHQPKIRIPRKVLKGGSHLCAPNYCRRYRPAARHAEPVDTSTSHVGFRCVVRKGRET is encoded by the coding sequence ATGATCTGGATTGCCGGCGGCACATTCCGCATGGGCTCGGATCAGCATTATCCAGAAGAAGCGCCTGTTCACCGCGTCAGCGTCGACGGCTTCTGGATTGATCGCACGCCAGTGACCAATCGCGAGTTCCGCAAGTTCGTCAATGCCACCGCTTACGTCACCTTCGCCGAGATTGCGCCCGACCCGAACGATTACCCGGGCGCGCTGTCCCATATGCTCAAGGCCGGCTCACTGGTGTTCACGCCACCCAAGCATGCGGTAGACACGCGCGACTGGGCCCAGTGGTGGAGTTTCAAATTCGGCGCCAATTGGCGTCGTCCGTACGGTCCGCGCAGCTCTATCAGCGGGCTTGACGATCATCCGGTCGTCCACGTCGCCTATCGCGACGCGCAGGCCTACGCGACGTGGGCCGGCAAGGAATTGCCAACGGAAGCGGAATGGGAATTTGCTGCCCGCGGCGGACTGGAGCAGGCCGAGTTCGCGTGGGGCGACGAGCTTGCCCCGGGCGGACGGGCGTTGGCGAACACCTGGCAAGGCATGTTCCCGCACGAAAATCTTGCCCTCGATGGCTATGAGCGCACCTCGCCAGTGACGGCATTTCCGCCCAATGGCTATGGCGTCCACGACATGATCGGCAATGTCTGGGAATGGACCACCGATTGGTGGTCGACCGGGCACGAAGCCGACGCTTCGAAGGCGTGCTGCATCCCGGAAAATCCGCGCGGCGGGCCAGAGACGGCGAGCTACGACCCTCACCAACCGAAAATCAGGATCCCGCGCAAGGTGCTCAAAGGCGGCTCGCACTTGTGCGCGCCGAATTATTGCCGCCGCTACCGCCCGGCTGCACGCCATGCCGAGCCGGTTGATACGTCAACGAGCCACGTCGGCTTCCGATGTGTCGTGAGAAAAGGAAGAGAAACATGA
- a CDS encoding MBL fold metallo-hydrolase produces MLSNGTAYVLDCGMGVTNQFARTGIPFHALKSIFITHHHPDHNIEYGPLLIVGWIQGLPLDVRAFGPSPLKQMTEDFMRAYKQTVDFWAEDFRIKPLTSVNVQEVSAAGPVTQDDNVKVSAILVEHPPVKPALGYRFDFTDRSIAFSGDTAPLEAVAKMAKGADVLVHETMYVPAVETAIRARIAQGWPVTFDAFMAHMKADHTPSEDVGRIAQDAGVKTLVLSHLTPASDSIDDETWRAPVAKYFKGEIIVGKDLIVV; encoded by the coding sequence ATGCTGAGCAACGGCACGGCCTATGTGCTCGATTGCGGGATGGGTGTTACCAACCAGTTTGCCCGTACTGGGATTCCCTTTCACGCGCTGAAATCGATCTTCATCACGCACCATCACCCCGATCATAACATTGAATACGGTCCGCTGCTGATCGTCGGCTGGATACAGGGATTGCCGCTCGACGTGCGCGCTTTTGGTCCCTCACCACTGAAGCAAATGACCGAGGATTTCATGCGCGCCTATAAGCAAACCGTCGATTTTTGGGCTGAGGATTTTCGGATAAAGCCGCTGACGTCAGTCAACGTCCAGGAGGTCTCCGCCGCTGGTCCGGTAACCCAGGATGACAACGTCAAGGTGTCGGCCATCCTTGTGGAGCACCCGCCAGTGAAGCCAGCGCTGGGCTATCGCTTCGACTTCACGGACCGCTCGATTGCATTTTCCGGCGATACAGCACCACTCGAAGCCGTGGCGAAAATGGCGAAAGGCGCCGACGTACTGGTTCACGAAACTATGTACGTGCCAGCCGTCGAGACAGCCATAAGGGCACGGATTGCTCAGGGTTGGCCGGTGACGTTCGACGCATTCATGGCGCATATGAAGGCGGACCACACACCCTCTGAAGATGTCGGCCGCATTGCCCAGGACGCAGGTGTCAAAACACTCGTGCTATCGCACCTTACGCCGGCCAGCGACAGCATCGACGATGAGACCTGGCGTGCCCCAGTGGCGAAGTACTTCAAGGGCGAGATCATTGTCGGCAAGGACCTGATAGTGGTGTAA
- a CDS encoding recombinase family protein → MVVKLDRLGRSTRDALNLVHELDQKGVSLRILEPEVSTAGPLRRMVVTVLGMVAEMELGFIKERQAAGKAKANGVYKGRPISVDHLQIKTLRSQGLGATAIAKRLGCSRGAIYKALTAS, encoded by the coding sequence GTGGTCGTGAAGCTCGACCGGCTTGGCCGATCCACTCGCGATGCCCTGAACCTCGTCCACGAATTGGATCAGAAGGGAGTATCGCTCCGCATTCTTGAGCCCGAGGTCAGCACAGCGGGGCCGCTTAGGCGCATGGTGGTTACTGTGCTGGGCATGGTCGCTGAGATGGAGTTGGGCTTCATCAAAGAGCGGCAGGCGGCTGGCAAGGCCAAGGCCAACGGTGTTTATAAGGGCAGGCCGATCAGCGTCGATCACCTCCAGATCAAGACGCTACGCTCGCAGGGTCTCGGCGCGACCGCTATCGCCAAACGGTTGGGATGCTCGCGAGGCGCGATCTACAAGGCGCTCACCGCCAGTTAG
- a CDS encoding helix-turn-helix domain-containing protein produces the protein MFLRITKGQASQPNSLQDIGMTSDTNPLVSLIEFTYKEHNEIYGEKQPAEYVYQVKKGAVQTYKILADGRRQIGAFHLVGDFFGLENGSTHRFTAEAVVETTVRLIKRQSLETVAENDAVVTRNLLSMTTKSLQHAENHMLLLGRKDAIERVAAFLLEMDDRLAGAGNMTLPMSRRDIADYLGLTLETVSRALARLRRAGALDFVGNTQREVRLLDRKQLLAFDLQS, from the coding sequence ATGTTTCTGCGCATCACGAAGGGGCAGGCGTCCCAGCCTAATTCACTCCAGGACATCGGCATGACCAGCGATACCAATCCGCTCGTCAGCCTAATCGAATTTACGTACAAGGAACACAATGAGATTTACGGAGAGAAACAACCTGCCGAATACGTTTATCAGGTCAAGAAAGGTGCCGTGCAAACTTACAAAATTCTGGCGGATGGCCGCCGTCAGATTGGTGCCTTTCACCTCGTCGGCGACTTTTTTGGTCTGGAAAATGGCAGCACGCACCGCTTCACGGCGGAAGCGGTCGTCGAAACCACGGTTCGGCTGATCAAGCGCCAAAGCCTCGAAACCGTGGCCGAGAACGATGCAGTCGTGACCCGCAACCTGCTCAGCATGACCACGAAAAGCCTCCAGCACGCTGAAAATCACATGCTTCTTCTGGGCCGAAAAGATGCAATCGAGAGGGTTGCTGCGTTTCTGCTCGAAATGGATGATCGGCTTGCCGGCGCTGGCAACATGACACTCCCCATGTCACGGCGAGACATTGCCGACTACCTCGGTCTGACGCTCGAAACGGTATCTCGCGCATTGGCGCGATTGCGTCGGGCTGGAGCGCTCGACTTCGTTGGCAACACGCAACGGGAGGTCCGGCTGCTCGACCGGAAGCAACTGCTTGCCTTTGACCTGCAAAGTTAG
- a CDS encoding recombinase family protein, translating into MFVRAYLRASTDEQDASRAKDQLKAFAAERGLSIACWYVENESGASLSRPELFRLLADASPGDVLLVEQVDRLSRLTAADWERLKAEMTARKVRVVALDLPTSWMMTTGNGDEFTGRLFDAINNMLLDMLAAVARKDYEDRRRRQAQGQAKAKAEGKYKGRPEDTERNARIAHLLASGQSWNEVMEMVGCSRTSVARAAKRLADTNAAGRLP; encoded by the coding sequence ATGTTCGTTAGAGCCTACCTTCGCGCTTCCACGGATGAGCAGGACGCCAGCCGCGCCAAAGACCAACTCAAGGCGTTTGCGGCGGAGCGCGGTCTGTCGATTGCCTGCTGGTATGTCGAGAATGAAAGCGGTGCTTCTCTCTCCCGCCCCGAATTGTTTCGGCTGCTGGCCGATGCCTCACCTGGAGACGTTCTCTTGGTGGAACAGGTTGACCGGCTGTCGCGCCTCACCGCTGCCGACTGGGAACGGCTCAAGGCTGAAATGACTGCTCGGAAGGTGCGTGTCGTTGCCTTGGACTTGCCCACGTCATGGATGATGACCACGGGCAACGGCGATGAGTTCACCGGGCGGCTGTTCGATGCGATCAACAACATGCTCCTCGACATGCTGGCTGCTGTCGCTCGCAAGGACTATGAGGACCGCCGACGCCGTCAAGCCCAAGGACAGGCAAAGGCCAAGGCGGAAGGCAAGTACAAAGGACGCCCTGAGGATACGGAGCGCAATGCACGTATCGCTCACTTGCTGGCGTCCGGGCAGTCATGGAATGAGGTAATGGAGATGGTGGGGTGCAGCCGCACCAGCGTGGCAAGGGCAGCTAAGAGGCTGGCCGATACGAACGCAGCGGGACGGCTGCCATGA
- a CDS encoding response regulator, with the protein MAGAAGKSNGFGEVVELPTVLVAEDESLIQETIEDALKEGGFATAVVSSAEEGLTLLDGGGDYKALVTDIDLHGRMTGWELAKRARQMLPALAVVCMMGAAAHEWRSQGCQKAFCSRSHSPQRKPSPLSQHCSTSRQFLECPVN; encoded by the coding sequence ATGGCTGGCGCGGCTGGCAAGTCGAATGGGTTTGGTGAAGTCGTGGAATTGCCAACCGTGCTGGTCGCGGAAGACGAAAGCCTAATACAGGAAACGATCGAGGACGCTCTCAAGGAGGGTGGCTTTGCAACAGCGGTTGTCTCAAGCGCCGAGGAAGGGCTGACGCTGCTCGACGGAGGTGGCGACTACAAAGCGCTCGTTACCGACATCGATTTGCACGGCCGCATGACTGGTTGGGAGCTTGCGAAGCGAGCGAGGCAGATGCTTCCCGCGCTTGCCGTCGTTTGCATGATGGGCGCTGCTGCCCACGAATGGAGATCACAAGGGTGCCAGAAAGCGTTCTGCTCAAGAAGCCATTCGCCCCAACGCAAGCCGTCACCGCTGTCTCAACACTGCTCAACAAGCCGACAATTCCTTGAATGCCCGGTGAATTGA